In Phacochoerus africanus isolate WHEZ1 chromosome 1, ROS_Pafr_v1, whole genome shotgun sequence, the following are encoded in one genomic region:
- the ACTR8 gene encoding actin-related protein 8 yields the protein MTQAEKGDAENGKEKGGEKEKEQRGVKRPIVPALVPESLQEQIQSNFIVVIHPGSTTLRIGRATDTLPASIPHIIARRHKQQGQPLYKDNWLLREGLNKPESNEQRQNGLKMVDQAIWSKKMSNGTRRIPVSPEQARSYNKQMRPAILDHCSGNKWTNTSHHPEFLVGEEALYVNPLDCYNIHWPIRRGQLNIHQGPGGSLTAVLADIEVIWSHAIQKYLEIPLKDLKYYRCILLIPDIYNKQHVKELVNMILMKMGFSGIVVHQESVCATFGSGLSSTCIVDVGDQKTSVCCVEDGVSHRNTRLCLAYGGSDVSRCFYWLMQRAGFPYRECQLTNKMDCLLLQHLKETFCHLDQDISGLQDHEFQIRHPDSPALLYQFRLGDEKLQAPMALFYPATFGIVGQKMTTLQHRSQGDPEDPHDEHYLLATQSKQEQSAKATADRKSASKPIGFEGDLRGQSSDLPERLHSQEVDLGSSQGDCLMAGNDSEEALTALMSRKTAISLFEGKALGLDKAILHSIDCCSSDDTKKKMYSSILVVGGGLMFHKAQEFLQHRILNKMPPSFRRIIENVDVITRPKDMDPRLIAWKGGAVLACLDTTQELWIYQREWQRFGVRMLRERAAFVW from the exons CAAATCCAGAGCAACTTCATCGTTGTCATACATCCAGGTTCAACAACTCTGAGGATTGGTCGAGCCACAGACACGCTTCCTGCCAGCATTCCTCACATCATTGCACGAAGACATAAACAACAAGGGCAGCCTCTATATAAGGACAACTGGCTCCTAAGGGAAGGACTAAAt AAACCTGAAAGTAACGAACAAAGACAAAATGGCCTTAAAATGGTGGATCAAGCAATATGGTCTAAAAAGATGTCAAATGGTACAAGACGAATTCCTGTGTCTCCTGAGCAG GCACGTTCCTACAACAAGCAGATGAGACCTGCGATTTTAGATCACTGCTCTGGAAATAAGTGGACAAACACATCTCATCACCCTGAATTTTTGGTAGGAGAAGAG GCCTTATATGTTAATCCATTGGACTGTTACAATATTCACTGGCCCATCAGAAGAGGCCAGTTAAATATTCACCAGGGACCTGGGGGCTCTCTTACAGCTGTTCTGGCTGATATTGAAGTAATATGGTCTCATGCAATACAAAAATACTTGGAAATCCCCCTGAAAGATTTAAAG tATTATAGGTGTATCTTGTTAATTCCTGATATCTATAATAAACAGCATGTGAAAGAATTAGTGAATATGATCCTAATGAAGATGGGTTTTTCAG GGATTGTGGTCCATCAGGAGTCTGTGTGTGCCACCTTTGGAAGTGGTTTAAGCAGCACTTGTATTGTCGATGTTGGAGACCAGAAGACGAGCGTATGCTGTGTGGAGGATGGGGTCTCTCATCGGAACACTAG GCTATGTCTGGCATATGGTGGATCTGATGTGTCAAGATGTTTTTACTGGCTGATGCAGCGAGCTGGGTTCCCTTACAGAGAATGCCAGTTAACAAATAAAATGGATTGCCTTCTTCTGCAACACCTTAAAGAAACGTTTTGTCATTTAGATCAG GACATCTCTGGGCTTCAGGACCATGAGTTTCAGATTCGACATCCAGATTCCCCTGCCCTTCTTTACCAGTTTCGATTAGGAGATGAAAAACTCCAG GCTCCAATGGCTTTGTTTTACCCAGCAACTTTTGGAATCGTTGGACAGAAAATGACAACTTTGCAGCACAGGTCCCAGGGTGACCCTGAGGATCCTCATGATGAGCACTACCTGCTGGCCACACAAAGCAAGCAAGAACAG TCTGCAAAAGCTACTGCTGACCGAAAGTCTGCATCCAAACCCATTGGATTTGAAGGGGATCTTCGTGGCCAGTCCTCTGATCTTCCAGAAAGACTGCATTCCCAGGAGGTGGATTTGGGATCCTCCCAGGGAGACTGCTTGATGGCTGGCAATGACTCTGAGGAGGCTCTCACTGCACTCATGTCCAGGAAGACTGCCATCTCACTGTTTGAAGGGAAAGCCCTGGGCCTGGATAAAGCCATCCTCCATAGCATAGACTGTTGTT CATCTGATGATACCAAAAAGAAGATGTACAGCTCCATCCTGGTGGTGGGAGGTGGTTTGATGTTTCATAAAGCTCAAGAATTTCTGCAGCACAGAATTCTCAATAAAATGCCACCTTCATTCAGGCGAATTATTGAAAATGTGGATGTGATCACAAGGCCCAAG GACATGGATCCCCGGCTGATTGCATGGAAAGGAGGAGCAGTGTTGGCTTGTTTGGATACGACACAGGAACTGTGGATTTATCAGAGAGAATGGCAGCGCTTTGGCGTCCGCATGCTACGAGAGCGAGCTGCTTTTGTGTGGTGA